Proteins from a genomic interval of Arvicola amphibius chromosome 10, mArvAmp1.2, whole genome shotgun sequence:
- the Gigyf1 gene encoding GRB10-interacting GYF protein 1 isoform X4, with the protein MAAETLNFGPEWLRALSSGGSVTSPPPSPAMPKYKLADYRYGREEMLALYVKENKVPEELQDKEFAAVLQEEPLQPLALEPLTEEEQRNFSLSVNSVAVLRLMGKGAGPPLAATSRGRGSTRSRGRGRGDSCFYQRSIEEGDGAFGRNPREIQRSQSWDDRGERRFEKSARRDGARSGFEEGGAGPRKEHARSDSENWRSLREEQEEDGSWRLGAGPRRDSDRWRSTSPDGGPRSAGWREHGERRRKFDFDLRGDRGGCGEEDGRVGGGSSHLRRCRGLDGFEDDKDGLPEWCLDDEDEEMGTFDASGAFLPLKKGPKEPIPEEQELDFQGLEEEEEEPSEGVDEEGPEAGGKEVTSLPPPEKPSSPSSLPALGPLWTTSEDGDEVVEKELPAAEGDEMRGLSLSPAVGSPPGPPGDLEDEEGLKHLQQEAEKLVASLQDSSLEEEQFTATMQTQGLRHSTAATALPLSHGAARKWFYKDPQGEIQGPFTTQEMAEWFQAGYFSMSLLVKRGCDEGFQPLGEVIKMWGRVPFAPGPSPPPLLGNMDQERLKKQQELAAAALYQQLQHQHFLQLVGSRQLPQCTTLREKAAMGDLTPPQQQQLTTFLQQLQALKTPRGGDQNLLPTMSRSLSVPDSGPLWDLHTSASSQSGGEASLWDIPINSSTQGPILEQLQLQHKFQERREVELRAKREEEERKRREEKRRQQQQEEQKRRQEEEELFRRKQVRQQELLLKLLQQQQATNVPVPPAPSSPPPLWAGLAKQGLSMKTLLELQMESERQLHKQPAPRDPLRAQAPNHRVQLGGLGTAPLNQWVSEAGPLWGGPDKSGGSNSGSLGLWEDTLKSGGNLARSLGLKNSRSSPSLSDSYSHLSGRPVRKKTEEEEKLLKLLQGIPRPQDGFTQWCEQMLHTLSTTGSLDVPMAVAILKEVESPYDVHDYIRSCLGDTLEAKEFAKQFLERRAKQKASQQRQQQQQQQQQ; encoded by the exons ATGGCAGCGGAGACACTCAACTTTGGACCTGAGTG GCTGAGGGCTCTTTCGAGTGGTGGCAGTGTGACCTCTCCACCCCCATCTCCTGCTATGCCCAAATACAAGCTAGCAGATTACCGCTATGGGCGAGAGGAGATGCTGGCCCTCTATGTCAAGGAGAATAAG GTCCCCGAGGAACTGCAGGACAAGGAATTTGCTGCAGTGTTACAGGAGGAACCACTGCAACCTCTGGCCCTGGAGCCTCTGACTGAGGAGGAGCAG AGAAACTTCTCCCTGTCAGTGAACAGTGTGGCTGTACtgaggctgatggggaaaggggCTGGGCCCCCTTTGGCTGCCACCTCCCGTGGCAGGGGCAGCACACGGAGCCGAG GCCGTGGCCGTGGTGACAGCTGCTTTTACCAAAGAAGCATTGAGGAAGGGGATGGAGCCTTTGGACGCAATCCCCGGGAGATCCAGCGAAGccagagctgggatgacag AGGTGAGAGGCGGTTTGAGAAGTCTGCAAGGAGGGATGGAG CACGATCTGGGtttgaggagggaggggctggcccAAGGAAGGAGCACGCACGCTCGGACAGTGAGAACTGGCGCTCACTGcgagaagagcaggaggaggacgGCAGCTGGAGACTCGGGGCAGGACCCCGGAGAGACAGCGATCGCTGGCGTTCCACCAGTCCTG ATGGTGGTCCCCGCTCTGCTGGCTGGCGGGAGCATGGGGAGCGGAGGCGcaaatttgattttgatttgcGAGGGGATCGAGGAGGGTGTGGCGAAGAGGATGGGCGGGTTGGGGGAGGCAGCTCTCACCTCCGGAGATGCCGAGGGCTCGATGGTTTTGAAGATGACAAGGATGGGCTCCCTGAGTGGTGCCTGGACGACGAAGATGAGGAGATGGGCACCTTCGACGCCTCCGGGGCCTTCCTGCCTCTCAAG AAGGGCCCCAAGGAACCTATTCCTGAGGAGCAAGAGCTTGATTTCCAGggcctggaggaagaggaggaggagccttCGGAAGGGGTGGATGAAGAGGGGCCTGAGGCAG GTGGGAAGGAGGTGACCTCATTGCCTCCTCCTGAGAAACCTAGCTCCCCCTCTTCACTGCCTGCCTTGGGCCCTCTCTGGACGACGAGCGAGGATGGTGATGAGGTGGTGGAGAAAGAGCTTCCGGCAGCTGAAG GAGACGAGATGAGGGGTCTGTCTCTGAGTCCTGCAGTCGGCTCGCCTCCTGGCCCACCTGGAGATCTAGAAGATGAAGAAGGCTTGAAGCACCTGCAGCAG gaggcagagaagctgGTGGCCTCCTTGCAGGACAGCTCCTTGGAGGAGGAACAGTTTACGGCCACCATGCAGACCCAGGGCCTTCGCCACTCCACAGCCGCCACTGCCCTTCCCCTCAGCCATGGCGCTGCCCGAAAGTGGTTCTACAAGGACCCACAGGGGGAGATCCAAG GCCCCTTCACAACCcaggagatggctgagtggttccAGGCTGGCTACTTCTCCATGTCACTCCTAGTGAAGAGGGGCTGTGATGAGGGTTTTCAGCCTCTGGGAGAGGTGATCAAGATGTGGGGCCGCGTGCCCTTTGCCCCTGGGCCCTCGCCACCCCCGCTGCTG GGGAACATGGATCAGGAGCGGCTGAAGAAGCAGCAGGAGCTGGCTGCCGCGGCCCTGTACCAGCAGCTGCAGCACCAGCACTTTCTGCAGCTGGTCGGCAG CCGCCAGCTTCCGCAGTGCACGACGCTCCGGGAAAAGGCAGCTATGGGGGACCTGACGccgccgcagcagcagcagctcacgACATTCCTGCAGCAGCTCCAGGCTCTCAAAACCCCCAG GGGTGGGGACCAGAACCTGCTCCCGACGATGAGCCGGTCCTTGTCGGTGCCAGATTCAGGCCCCCTCTGGGACTTACATACCTCAGCTTCATCACAGTCAG GTGGTGAGGCCAGTCTTTGGGACATACCCATTAACTCTTCGACTCAGGGTCCAATTCTAGAACAACTCCAGCTGCAACATAAA TTTCAAGAGCGCAGAGAAGTGGAGCTCAGGGCGAAGCGGGAGGAAGAGGAGCGCAAACGCCGTGAGGAGAAGCGCcgccagcagcagcaggaggagcagaagcggcggcaggaggaggaggagctttTTCGACGCAAGCAG GTTAGGCAGCAGGAGCTGCTGCTGAAGCTgctacagcagcagcaggcaACGAATGTCCCCGTGCCCCCTGCACCGAGCTCCCCGCCCCCACTCTGGGCTGGCCTGGCCAAGCAGGGCCTGTCCATGAAGACTCTGCTGGAGCTGCAGATGGAAAGTGAGCGGCAGCTGCACAAGCAGCCTGCACCCCGGGATCCTCTGCGGGCCCAGGCCCCCAACCACCGAGTG CAGCTTGGGGGCTTGGGCACTGCCCCTCTGAACCAGTGGGTGTCTGAGGCTGGGCCACTGTGGGGCGGGCCAGACAAGAGTGGGGGCAGCAACAGTGGCAGCCTGGGACTCTGGGAAGACACCCTCAAGAGTGGCGGGAACCTGGCCCGAAGCCTGGGCCTAAAGAACAGTCGGAGCAGCCCGTCTCTCAG TGACTCGTACAGCCACCTGTCAGGTCGCCCTGTTCGcaaaaagacagaagaggaagagaagttgCTGAAGCTGCTGCAGGGCATCCCTCGGCCCCAGGATGGCTTCACACAGTGGTGTGAGCAGATGCTACACACCCTGAGCACCACGGGCAGCCTGGATG TGCCCATGGCTGTAGCGATCCTCAAGGAGGTGGAGTCCCCCTATGATGTCCATGATTATATCCGTTCCTGCCTGGGGGACACGCTGGAAGCCAAAGAATTTGCCAAACAATTCCTGGAGCGGAGGGCCAAGCAGAAAGCTAgtcagcagcggcagcagcagcagcagcagcagcagcag TAG
- the Gigyf1 gene encoding GRB10-interacting GYF protein 1 isoform X2, whose amino-acid sequence MAAETLNFGPEWLRALSSGGSVTSPPPSPAMPKYKLADYRYGREEMLALYVKENKVPEELQDKEFAAVLQEEPLQPLALEPLTEEEQRNFSLSVNSVAVLRLMGKGAGPPLAATSRGRGSTRSRGRGRGDSCFYQRSIEEGDGAFGRNPREIQRSQSWDDRGERRFEKSARRDGARSGFEEGGAGPRKEHARSDSENWRSLREEQEEDGSWRLGAGPRRDSDRWRSTSPDGGPRSAGWREHGERRRKFDFDLRGDRGGCGEEDGRVGGGSSHLRRCRGLDGFEDDKDGLPEWCLDDEDEEMGTFDASGAFLPLKGPKEPIPEEQELDFQGLEEEEEEPSEGVDEEGPEAGGKEVTSLPPPEKPSSPSSLPALGPLWTTSEDGDEVVEKELPAAEGDEMRGLSLSPAVGSPPGPPGDLEDEEGLKHLQQEAEKLVASLQDSSLEEEQFTATMQTQGLRHSTAATALPLSHGAARKWFYKDPQGEIQGPFTTQEMAEWFQAGYFSMSLLVKRGCDEGFQPLGEVIKMWGRVPFAPGPSPPPLLGNMDQERLKKQQELAAAALYQQLQHQHFLQLVGSRQLPQCTTLREKAAMGDLTPPQQQQLTTFLQQLQALKTPRGGDQNLLPTMSRSLSVPDSGPLWDLHTSASSQSGGEASLWDIPINSSTQGPILEQLQLQHKFQERREVELRAKREEEERKRREEKRRQQQQEEQKRRQEEEELFRRKQVRQQELLLKLLQQQQATNVPVPPAPSSPPPLWAGLAKQGLSMKTLLELQMESERQLHKQPAPRDPLRAQAPNHRVQLGGLGTAPLNQWVSEAGPLWGGPDKSGGSNSGSLGLWEDTLKSGGNLARSLGLKNSRSSPSLSDSYSHLSGRPVRKKTEEEEKLLKLLQGIPRPQDGFTQWCEQMLHTLSTTGSLDVPMAVAILKEVESPYDVHDYIRSCLGDTLEAKEFAKQFLERRAKQKASQQRQQQQQQQQQEAWLSSTSLQTAFQANHSTKLGPGEGSKAKRRALMLHSDPSILGYSLHGPSGEIESVDDY is encoded by the exons ATGGCAGCGGAGACACTCAACTTTGGACCTGAGTG GCTGAGGGCTCTTTCGAGTGGTGGCAGTGTGACCTCTCCACCCCCATCTCCTGCTATGCCCAAATACAAGCTAGCAGATTACCGCTATGGGCGAGAGGAGATGCTGGCCCTCTATGTCAAGGAGAATAAG GTCCCCGAGGAACTGCAGGACAAGGAATTTGCTGCAGTGTTACAGGAGGAACCACTGCAACCTCTGGCCCTGGAGCCTCTGACTGAGGAGGAGCAG AGAAACTTCTCCCTGTCAGTGAACAGTGTGGCTGTACtgaggctgatggggaaaggggCTGGGCCCCCTTTGGCTGCCACCTCCCGTGGCAGGGGCAGCACACGGAGCCGAG GCCGTGGCCGTGGTGACAGCTGCTTTTACCAAAGAAGCATTGAGGAAGGGGATGGAGCCTTTGGACGCAATCCCCGGGAGATCCAGCGAAGccagagctgggatgacag AGGTGAGAGGCGGTTTGAGAAGTCTGCAAGGAGGGATGGAG CACGATCTGGGtttgaggagggaggggctggcccAAGGAAGGAGCACGCACGCTCGGACAGTGAGAACTGGCGCTCACTGcgagaagagcaggaggaggacgGCAGCTGGAGACTCGGGGCAGGACCCCGGAGAGACAGCGATCGCTGGCGTTCCACCAGTCCTG ATGGTGGTCCCCGCTCTGCTGGCTGGCGGGAGCATGGGGAGCGGAGGCGcaaatttgattttgatttgcGAGGGGATCGAGGAGGGTGTGGCGAAGAGGATGGGCGGGTTGGGGGAGGCAGCTCTCACCTCCGGAGATGCCGAGGGCTCGATGGTTTTGAAGATGACAAGGATGGGCTCCCTGAGTGGTGCCTGGACGACGAAGATGAGGAGATGGGCACCTTCGACGCCTCCGGGGCCTTCCTGCCTCTCAAG GGCCCCAAGGAACCTATTCCTGAGGAGCAAGAGCTTGATTTCCAGggcctggaggaagaggaggaggagccttCGGAAGGGGTGGATGAAGAGGGGCCTGAGGCAG GTGGGAAGGAGGTGACCTCATTGCCTCCTCCTGAGAAACCTAGCTCCCCCTCTTCACTGCCTGCCTTGGGCCCTCTCTGGACGACGAGCGAGGATGGTGATGAGGTGGTGGAGAAAGAGCTTCCGGCAGCTGAAG GAGACGAGATGAGGGGTCTGTCTCTGAGTCCTGCAGTCGGCTCGCCTCCTGGCCCACCTGGAGATCTAGAAGATGAAGAAGGCTTGAAGCACCTGCAGCAG gaggcagagaagctgGTGGCCTCCTTGCAGGACAGCTCCTTGGAGGAGGAACAGTTTACGGCCACCATGCAGACCCAGGGCCTTCGCCACTCCACAGCCGCCACTGCCCTTCCCCTCAGCCATGGCGCTGCCCGAAAGTGGTTCTACAAGGACCCACAGGGGGAGATCCAAG GCCCCTTCACAACCcaggagatggctgagtggttccAGGCTGGCTACTTCTCCATGTCACTCCTAGTGAAGAGGGGCTGTGATGAGGGTTTTCAGCCTCTGGGAGAGGTGATCAAGATGTGGGGCCGCGTGCCCTTTGCCCCTGGGCCCTCGCCACCCCCGCTGCTG GGGAACATGGATCAGGAGCGGCTGAAGAAGCAGCAGGAGCTGGCTGCCGCGGCCCTGTACCAGCAGCTGCAGCACCAGCACTTTCTGCAGCTGGTCGGCAG CCGCCAGCTTCCGCAGTGCACGACGCTCCGGGAAAAGGCAGCTATGGGGGACCTGACGccgccgcagcagcagcagctcacgACATTCCTGCAGCAGCTCCAGGCTCTCAAAACCCCCAG GGGTGGGGACCAGAACCTGCTCCCGACGATGAGCCGGTCCTTGTCGGTGCCAGATTCAGGCCCCCTCTGGGACTTACATACCTCAGCTTCATCACAGTCAG GTGGTGAGGCCAGTCTTTGGGACATACCCATTAACTCTTCGACTCAGGGTCCAATTCTAGAACAACTCCAGCTGCAACATAAA TTTCAAGAGCGCAGAGAAGTGGAGCTCAGGGCGAAGCGGGAGGAAGAGGAGCGCAAACGCCGTGAGGAGAAGCGCcgccagcagcagcaggaggagcagaagcggcggcaggaggaggaggagctttTTCGACGCAAGCAG GTTAGGCAGCAGGAGCTGCTGCTGAAGCTgctacagcagcagcaggcaACGAATGTCCCCGTGCCCCCTGCACCGAGCTCCCCGCCCCCACTCTGGGCTGGCCTGGCCAAGCAGGGCCTGTCCATGAAGACTCTGCTGGAGCTGCAGATGGAAAGTGAGCGGCAGCTGCACAAGCAGCCTGCACCCCGGGATCCTCTGCGGGCCCAGGCCCCCAACCACCGAGTG CAGCTTGGGGGCTTGGGCACTGCCCCTCTGAACCAGTGGGTGTCTGAGGCTGGGCCACTGTGGGGCGGGCCAGACAAGAGTGGGGGCAGCAACAGTGGCAGCCTGGGACTCTGGGAAGACACCCTCAAGAGTGGCGGGAACCTGGCCCGAAGCCTGGGCCTAAAGAACAGTCGGAGCAGCCCGTCTCTCAG TGACTCGTACAGCCACCTGTCAGGTCGCCCTGTTCGcaaaaagacagaagaggaagagaagttgCTGAAGCTGCTGCAGGGCATCCCTCGGCCCCAGGATGGCTTCACACAGTGGTGTGAGCAGATGCTACACACCCTGAGCACCACGGGCAGCCTGGATG TGCCCATGGCTGTAGCGATCCTCAAGGAGGTGGAGTCCCCCTATGATGTCCATGATTATATCCGTTCCTGCCTGGGGGACACGCTGGAAGCCAAAGAATTTGCCAAACAATTCCTGGAGCGGAGGGCCAAGCAGAAAGCTAgtcagcagcggcagcagcagcagcagcagcagcagcag GAGGCCTGGCTGAGCAGCACCTCCCTGCAGACAGCCTTTCAGGCCAACCACAGCACCAAACTGGGCCCTGGGGAGGGCAGCAAGGCCAAGAGGCGGGCGCTGATGCTCCACtcagaccccagcattttgg GGTACTCCCTGCACGGCCCTTCTGGTGAGATCGAGAGCGTGGATGACTACTGA
- the Gigyf1 gene encoding GRB10-interacting GYF protein 1 isoform X1 yields the protein MAAETLNFGPEWLRALSSGGSVTSPPPSPAMPKYKLADYRYGREEMLALYVKENKVPEELQDKEFAAVLQEEPLQPLALEPLTEEEQRNFSLSVNSVAVLRLMGKGAGPPLAATSRGRGSTRSRGRGRGDSCFYQRSIEEGDGAFGRNPREIQRSQSWDDRGERRFEKSARRDGARSGFEEGGAGPRKEHARSDSENWRSLREEQEEDGSWRLGAGPRRDSDRWRSTSPDGGPRSAGWREHGERRRKFDFDLRGDRGGCGEEDGRVGGGSSHLRRCRGLDGFEDDKDGLPEWCLDDEDEEMGTFDASGAFLPLKKGPKEPIPEEQELDFQGLEEEEEEPSEGVDEEGPEAGGKEVTSLPPPEKPSSPSSLPALGPLWTTSEDGDEVVEKELPAAEGDEMRGLSLSPAVGSPPGPPGDLEDEEGLKHLQQEAEKLVASLQDSSLEEEQFTATMQTQGLRHSTAATALPLSHGAARKWFYKDPQGEIQGPFTTQEMAEWFQAGYFSMSLLVKRGCDEGFQPLGEVIKMWGRVPFAPGPSPPPLLGNMDQERLKKQQELAAAALYQQLQHQHFLQLVGSRQLPQCTTLREKAAMGDLTPPQQQQLTTFLQQLQALKTPRGGDQNLLPTMSRSLSVPDSGPLWDLHTSASSQSGGEASLWDIPINSSTQGPILEQLQLQHKFQERREVELRAKREEEERKRREEKRRQQQQEEQKRRQEEEELFRRKQVRQQELLLKLLQQQQATNVPVPPAPSSPPPLWAGLAKQGLSMKTLLELQMESERQLHKQPAPRDPLRAQAPNHRVQLGGLGTAPLNQWVSEAGPLWGGPDKSGGSNSGSLGLWEDTLKSGGNLARSLGLKNSRSSPSLSDSYSHLSGRPVRKKTEEEEKLLKLLQGIPRPQDGFTQWCEQMLHTLSTTGSLDVPMAVAILKEVESPYDVHDYIRSCLGDTLEAKEFAKQFLERRAKQKASQQRQQQQQQQQQEAWLSSTSLQTAFQANHSTKLGPGEGSKAKRRALMLHSDPSILGYSLHGPSGEIESVDDY from the exons ATGGCAGCGGAGACACTCAACTTTGGACCTGAGTG GCTGAGGGCTCTTTCGAGTGGTGGCAGTGTGACCTCTCCACCCCCATCTCCTGCTATGCCCAAATACAAGCTAGCAGATTACCGCTATGGGCGAGAGGAGATGCTGGCCCTCTATGTCAAGGAGAATAAG GTCCCCGAGGAACTGCAGGACAAGGAATTTGCTGCAGTGTTACAGGAGGAACCACTGCAACCTCTGGCCCTGGAGCCTCTGACTGAGGAGGAGCAG AGAAACTTCTCCCTGTCAGTGAACAGTGTGGCTGTACtgaggctgatggggaaaggggCTGGGCCCCCTTTGGCTGCCACCTCCCGTGGCAGGGGCAGCACACGGAGCCGAG GCCGTGGCCGTGGTGACAGCTGCTTTTACCAAAGAAGCATTGAGGAAGGGGATGGAGCCTTTGGACGCAATCCCCGGGAGATCCAGCGAAGccagagctgggatgacag AGGTGAGAGGCGGTTTGAGAAGTCTGCAAGGAGGGATGGAG CACGATCTGGGtttgaggagggaggggctggcccAAGGAAGGAGCACGCACGCTCGGACAGTGAGAACTGGCGCTCACTGcgagaagagcaggaggaggacgGCAGCTGGAGACTCGGGGCAGGACCCCGGAGAGACAGCGATCGCTGGCGTTCCACCAGTCCTG ATGGTGGTCCCCGCTCTGCTGGCTGGCGGGAGCATGGGGAGCGGAGGCGcaaatttgattttgatttgcGAGGGGATCGAGGAGGGTGTGGCGAAGAGGATGGGCGGGTTGGGGGAGGCAGCTCTCACCTCCGGAGATGCCGAGGGCTCGATGGTTTTGAAGATGACAAGGATGGGCTCCCTGAGTGGTGCCTGGACGACGAAGATGAGGAGATGGGCACCTTCGACGCCTCCGGGGCCTTCCTGCCTCTCAAG AAGGGCCCCAAGGAACCTATTCCTGAGGAGCAAGAGCTTGATTTCCAGggcctggaggaagaggaggaggagccttCGGAAGGGGTGGATGAAGAGGGGCCTGAGGCAG GTGGGAAGGAGGTGACCTCATTGCCTCCTCCTGAGAAACCTAGCTCCCCCTCTTCACTGCCTGCCTTGGGCCCTCTCTGGACGACGAGCGAGGATGGTGATGAGGTGGTGGAGAAAGAGCTTCCGGCAGCTGAAG GAGACGAGATGAGGGGTCTGTCTCTGAGTCCTGCAGTCGGCTCGCCTCCTGGCCCACCTGGAGATCTAGAAGATGAAGAAGGCTTGAAGCACCTGCAGCAG gaggcagagaagctgGTGGCCTCCTTGCAGGACAGCTCCTTGGAGGAGGAACAGTTTACGGCCACCATGCAGACCCAGGGCCTTCGCCACTCCACAGCCGCCACTGCCCTTCCCCTCAGCCATGGCGCTGCCCGAAAGTGGTTCTACAAGGACCCACAGGGGGAGATCCAAG GCCCCTTCACAACCcaggagatggctgagtggttccAGGCTGGCTACTTCTCCATGTCACTCCTAGTGAAGAGGGGCTGTGATGAGGGTTTTCAGCCTCTGGGAGAGGTGATCAAGATGTGGGGCCGCGTGCCCTTTGCCCCTGGGCCCTCGCCACCCCCGCTGCTG GGGAACATGGATCAGGAGCGGCTGAAGAAGCAGCAGGAGCTGGCTGCCGCGGCCCTGTACCAGCAGCTGCAGCACCAGCACTTTCTGCAGCTGGTCGGCAG CCGCCAGCTTCCGCAGTGCACGACGCTCCGGGAAAAGGCAGCTATGGGGGACCTGACGccgccgcagcagcagcagctcacgACATTCCTGCAGCAGCTCCAGGCTCTCAAAACCCCCAG GGGTGGGGACCAGAACCTGCTCCCGACGATGAGCCGGTCCTTGTCGGTGCCAGATTCAGGCCCCCTCTGGGACTTACATACCTCAGCTTCATCACAGTCAG GTGGTGAGGCCAGTCTTTGGGACATACCCATTAACTCTTCGACTCAGGGTCCAATTCTAGAACAACTCCAGCTGCAACATAAA TTTCAAGAGCGCAGAGAAGTGGAGCTCAGGGCGAAGCGGGAGGAAGAGGAGCGCAAACGCCGTGAGGAGAAGCGCcgccagcagcagcaggaggagcagaagcggcggcaggaggaggaggagctttTTCGACGCAAGCAG GTTAGGCAGCAGGAGCTGCTGCTGAAGCTgctacagcagcagcaggcaACGAATGTCCCCGTGCCCCCTGCACCGAGCTCCCCGCCCCCACTCTGGGCTGGCCTGGCCAAGCAGGGCCTGTCCATGAAGACTCTGCTGGAGCTGCAGATGGAAAGTGAGCGGCAGCTGCACAAGCAGCCTGCACCCCGGGATCCTCTGCGGGCCCAGGCCCCCAACCACCGAGTG CAGCTTGGGGGCTTGGGCACTGCCCCTCTGAACCAGTGGGTGTCTGAGGCTGGGCCACTGTGGGGCGGGCCAGACAAGAGTGGGGGCAGCAACAGTGGCAGCCTGGGACTCTGGGAAGACACCCTCAAGAGTGGCGGGAACCTGGCCCGAAGCCTGGGCCTAAAGAACAGTCGGAGCAGCCCGTCTCTCAG TGACTCGTACAGCCACCTGTCAGGTCGCCCTGTTCGcaaaaagacagaagaggaagagaagttgCTGAAGCTGCTGCAGGGCATCCCTCGGCCCCAGGATGGCTTCACACAGTGGTGTGAGCAGATGCTACACACCCTGAGCACCACGGGCAGCCTGGATG TGCCCATGGCTGTAGCGATCCTCAAGGAGGTGGAGTCCCCCTATGATGTCCATGATTATATCCGTTCCTGCCTGGGGGACACGCTGGAAGCCAAAGAATTTGCCAAACAATTCCTGGAGCGGAGGGCCAAGCAGAAAGCTAgtcagcagcggcagcagcagcagcagcagcagcagcag GAGGCCTGGCTGAGCAGCACCTCCCTGCAGACAGCCTTTCAGGCCAACCACAGCACCAAACTGGGCCCTGGGGAGGGCAGCAAGGCCAAGAGGCGGGCGCTGATGCTCCACtcagaccccagcattttgg GGTACTCCCTGCACGGCCCTTCTGGTGAGATCGAGAGCGTGGATGACTACTGA